Genomic window (Streptomyces liliiviolaceus):
CGTCGCGACCGGCGCGTGATCGCACCAACTCGCCGAAGCAGTCGCATACTTGACCCCATGACCGTCAGAGCGGCCACTTCCGCCGACCTCCCGCTGCTCCAGGACATCGAACGTGCCGCGGGCGAGCCCTTCCGTATCTTCGGCATGCCGGAGATCGCCGACGACGAGCCGCCCGCGCTCGACGTCCTGGAGCGTTTCCGCAAGGCGGGCCACGCCTGGGTCGCCGAGGACGCCACGGGCCGGCTCGTCGCGTACCTGATCGGTGAGCCCCTGGACGGCGCCTTCCACATCGAGCAGGTCTCCGTCCACCCGGACGCCGCGCACCAGGGCGTGGGCCGGACCCTGATCGCGTACGCCGCCGAGCGCGCGCTGGAGCAGGGGCTGACCGGACTCACGCTCACCACCTTCGCCGAGGTCCCCTGGAACGCGCCCTACTACGAGCGGCTCGGCTTCCGTGTCCTGCCGGACGCCGACCTCACCCCGGGGCTGCGGAGAGTCCTCGCCGGGGAGGCCGAGCAGGGCCTCGACCGCCGCCCCCGGGTGTGCATGTATCTGCCGATGGAGCAGCCGGGGCGGCACGCCTAGAGGTGCCGCCCCGTCCCGAGTGCGGACACCCCCTAGGACGTGCGGTGGTGGATGTCGAAGCCCTCGTCCATGTCCGGGGCGTCGGGCGGGCCCGGGAGCCTCCTGGATCCCGGGGACCGGGCCGCCACCACGTCCGCCGTCGGTCCGGTGGCGAGCTGTGCCTGTAACCGCAGGTGGCGGAACTCGAACCCCGCCCCCGACTGGCGCAGCACGCCCCGCTGGTGTGCCTCGTCCAGGAACGCCATCAGCCGCCACGGCAGTTGACCGGTCGCCGCCAGCCAGCTGCGCGCGACCAGGAAACGGCCCCAGGCGCTCAACGCCAGCGCCGCCGTGCCCAGCGGCAGCCACAGTTGCGTACCCAGGTGCACCAGGCCGCCCCAGTCGCCGGGCGTCGCCACGACGGGCACACAGACGAGGGCCACGAGCAGGGCGACCATCCCGCCCCGGGTCAGGGACGCGGTCCGGTCGGTGCGCAGCGAGAGACCGGGGCTCGCCGCGCGCATCAGGTCCGAGGGCACACTGAGCGCGCGGTAGACCCCGCACACACAGCCGCCCACCACTCCGATCAGCAGGCCCGAGACCAGGATCTGGGGCAGATCGCGGGCCACCACGCCCGCCGCGGGTCCCTGGGTCAGCCAGTCCCGGCCCGCGTCCGGCAGGACCGACCGCAGGTTCGTCGGATGGACCGCCGTCGTGCCGGGGCCGGCGCCCGGGGTGATGAGCGCGA
Coding sequences:
- a CDS encoding GNAT family N-acetyltransferase; translated protein: MTVRAATSADLPLLQDIERAAGEPFRIFGMPEIADDEPPALDVLERFRKAGHAWVAEDATGRLVAYLIGEPLDGAFHIEQVSVHPDAAHQGVGRTLIAYAAERALEQGLTGLTLTTFAEVPWNAPYYERLGFRVLPDADLTPGLRRVLAGEAEQGLDRRPRVCMYLPMEQPGRHA